A genomic stretch from Actinomycetota bacterium includes:
- a CDS encoding AbrB/MazE/SpoVT family DNA-binding domain-containing protein, whose amino-acid sequence MNDTGIVRRVDDLGRIVIPMELRRTLGINVKDPMSIMVEGDRIILQKHKDVCTICGGTEGVGEIKGRPVCSDCIRTIKAR is encoded by the coding sequence ATGAACGACACCGGCATCGTCAGGCGCGTGGACGACCTCGGTCGTATCGTCATTCCAATGGAACTGCGCCGCACGCTCGGCATCAACGTCAAGGACCCGATGTCGATCATGGTCGAGGGCGACAGGATCATCCTGCAGAAGCACAAAGACGTCTGCACGATTTGCGGTGGGACAGAAGGCGTCGGCGAGATCAAGGGCCGCCCGGTCTGCTCCGACTGCATCCGGACGATCAAGGCGCGA